In Acidobacteriota bacterium, the genomic window CTAAACTTTAAACAGTTCGGCTGAAAATATTCAATTTAATGCCGGTTTTTCGGACTATTTTATTTGTTGGTGGAACATCACCGGGCGCTTGCGATTTCAAGGAGGTTGCAGGAATATCTGGAAATGAGGATTGAAATTGCTGATTTTGATGAGCAATGGAAACAACTTTTCAAACACCACAGTAAGGTCAACTTATGACAGAGGCTTATCAACACGAAGTGACAGGTGAAATAATCAAGATGATTCATGATGAATATCCGGCGGTTCGGTGGACGTGCCAAAATTGTAATGAAGACAGTTGCACGATTTTTTATGAAGCTTCGGATGATGCAAAACTGGTGATGTGCGAATTTTGTGAGGCGACTCATATGGTGCAAAAACCTCGTTAAGGGAATGACAGATAGATGGATATAAATCCCGAAAAGTTTTATGAGTTGATGCGACTCATGTTTAAACCCAACCCCTGGCATGCCGTGTCGGTTGGTGAAAATATGCCCGACATTGTCAATGTGTATATTGAAATCATGCCCAAAGACACCATCAAATATGAACTCGATAAAGAAACCGGTTTGTTAAAAATTGACCGTCCGCAAAAATTTTCAAATATCTGTCCGACACTTTACGGGTTTATTCCGCAAACCTATTGTGGTGACCGCATCGGCGAGTTTTGTTCAACGCAAATGAATCGTCCGGGAATTCAAGGGGACGGCGACCCTTTAGACATCTGCGTGCTTTCGCAAAGGGAGGTCACGCACGTCAATATTTTATTGCAGGCAATTCCCATCGGCGGCATTCGTATGCTTGATAAAGCGGAAGCCGATGACAAAATTATCGCGGTGATGAAAGGCGATGCGACTTATGGCGAGTGGCGCGATATTGATGATTGCCCGCCTTCATTGATTGAACCGTTGCGCCACTATTTTCTGACTTATAAAAATGTTCCGAGCGATAATAAAGCCATCGTCGAATTGCCGAATATTTATGGGCGCGATGAGGCTCACGAAGTCATTCGCCGCAGTCGCGAAGATTATTTGCATAAATTCGGCGATGTTGAACAAATGTTAAAAACCGCAATGGAAAGTATGTTGTAAAGATGAATACCGACAGTTCAATCCGAAAACTTTTGGTCACCAATGCCAAACGCCTGGTGATCAAACTCGGCACTGCCGTATTGATGCGTGAAGAAAAGGGGTTTGCGCTCAGCCGGTTTTATTCGTTTGTTGAAGCCATTGCCGATATAAAAAAATCCGGGCGAGATGTTTTGCTGGTTTCATCCGGCGCGGTTGGTCTCGGCGTTGAACGATTGGGAATTGCCAGAGGCAATCAACTGCTATCACTCAGGCAGGCATGCGCAGCAATCGGGCAGGGGCGATTGATGGGATTATATGCGGATGCCTTTGATCGGTTGGGCATTGTCGCGGCGCAGGTTTTATTGACCGAAGAAGATTTTTCCAATCGCCGCCGCTTTCTGAATTTGCGTTCGACGGTTGGCAAATTGCTTGAACTCGACGCTTTGCCGATTATCAATGAAAATGACACGGTTTCAACCGCAGAACTTGAAACTCACGAAGCGCCTGCTTACGTTAAAGTCAACTTCGGGGACAATGATAAACTCTCAGCCCTGGTTGCGAGTAAAATCGAAGCCGATTTGCTGGTGATTCTCACGGATGTTGAAGGATTGTTTACCGCCAACCCGACGAGTTCAAGCGATGCGGCATTGATTCCTCTGGTTCGCGAAATCTCACCGGAAATCGAGGCGCTCGCCAGTAACGAAAAAAGCAATGTCGGGCGCGGCGGCATGAAAACCAAGCTCGAAGCCGCCCGCATCGCTACGCAATCGGGTTGTGCGGTAATCATCGCCAGCGGGAAAACGCCAGAGGTCATTAAACGGTTATTTTCCGGCGAAGCAATCGGCACCTTGTTTTTACCTCACACGGAGCTTTCAAGTAAGCGCAAATGGATTGCCTTTGCGACCTCAGTCAAAGCCGCTTTAGTCGTCAACGGCGGCGCGAAACAGGCGTTGATTGAGCGCAAAGCCAGCTTGCTTTCAGCCGGTGTCGTAGCGGTTCGCGGAAATTTTGAACGCGGCGATGTGGTCAGCATCCTTGATGAAAATGACCGCGAATTTGCGCGCGGAATGGTGAATTATTCGAGTGATGAGGCGAGAAAAATATCCGGTCTGGATTCATCCAAAATTGATGAATTAATTGAAAACCGCAATTATGATGCGTTGATTACCCGTGATAATCTCGCATTTGTTTAACCCGGTGGTTTTTATCGAATAACTTTATGCGCACTGTAAATAAAACTGAATCGGTCATCGAACTGGCACGCGAAGCCAAACGGGCGTCAGGTATTCTCGCGCAACTTTCAACAGCAAAGAAAAACCATTTGCTCGAAGTGATAGCCCAAAAACTCCAGCTCCATCAGGCGGAAATTTTACGAGCCAATCAACAGGATATTGAAAATGTTCGACCACAGGTTGAATCGGGTGAAATGTCCGATGCGATGTTTCGTCGCTTGAAACTCGACGAAACTAAACTTGCGGAAATTATCGAAGGCGTCAAACAGGTTGCGGCGCTTGCAGACCCGGTCGGAAAAATTACTTTAGCGACAAAACTTGATGAAGGTTTAAATCTCTATCGCGTCAATTGTCCGATAGGCGTTCTCGGCGTGATATTTGAATCGCGTCCTGATGCGTTGGTGCAAATCGCTGTGCTGGCATTTAAGAGCGGCAATAGCCTGTTGCTTAAAGGCGGCAGCGAGGCTGAACATTCCAATCGCATTTTATTTAATACCATTCAAAAAGCCATAGCAGAGGCGGGTTTACCTGCCGAATGTTTATTTCTGTTGGAAAGTCGCGAAGATGTGCGGACGCTTTTAAAAGCCGAGGGTTTTGTCGATTTGATTATTCCGAGAGGTTCCAATTCGCTGGTGAAATATATTCAGGAAAATACCAACATTCCGGTGCTCGGTCATGCGGAAGGTATCTGTCATGTGTATATTGACCGCGCCGCCGATATGCAAAAGGCTTTACGAATTACCATTGATGCGAAGACCCAATATGCTTCTGTGTGTAATGCGGCTGAGACCTTATTGATTCACCGCGATATTGCCAGAGAATTTTTGCCGACGGTGATTCCCGCGCTTCAACAAAAAAATGTTGAGATTCGATGTGCCGCCAAAGACATTCTCGAATTCGCCCTTGAAAATGTTGAGGAAGCCAGCGAAGAAGATTGGCGAACCGAATATAACGATTTGATTTTATCGATTAAAACCGTCGCTTCGATTGACGAAGCCATCGCCCATATTAATCGGTATGGTTCAAGGCATACGGATGCCATCATCACCGAAGACCCATCGACCTTTGAAAAATTTTTTGCCGAAGTCGATTCCGCAGGCGTATTTCTAAATGCATCGACGCGCTTTGCCGACGGGTTCCGTTATGGCTTTGGAGCCGAAGTCGGCATCAGCACCCATAAACTTCATCCGCGTGGTCCCGTGGGATTGGATGGACTGGTCACTTACAAATATAAATTAATCGGCGATGGTCATATCGTCGCGGATTATTCAGGCAAAGATGCCAAGCCCTTTCTTCACACACCGCTAAAAATTGATTGACCGTTGCAATGCGCGATCTCGCGTTCGTAAGACCAGCGCGCAAACGGTGACTGCCAGAAAACTGACCAGCCAGAAATAGAACCCGATTTTGATTTCTTTTAATTGCAAATAAAATGTTGCCCCTTCATTAGCGGGCACTTTTTGCGAAAAAAGCATAAAAGTTTGCAAAGCCACCACGATAGCGAATAGCGAACACAGGACTGAGGCTATCCAGCCTCTGAATAAAAGAAAAAGCAACGATAGCGCCCAGAAAATATTTGCCAGCCAGGCGAACTGACCGATAAACACGGCTGCCCAACCGGCAACCAGCGCGGCAAACCCGCGCATCAATCCATCCGAATACGAGGTTCCATCTTCTTTGATAAACTCAAGGACAGGTAAAACACAGGCGATAAAATAACTAGCCAGACATATCAAGATGGCAATGATGCGCGGTTTCATCTGTAGTCGGGGTTTGGGATTTAACGACGGGAACGATTGATAGATGGGTTGGTGACCGGATTGATTCGGATAATTGTCAGGCAATTGATTGGCTGGATGCACGATAAATTTTCTTTCAGATTCTGGTGAAATAGGCGTCGCCGGCGCACGGGCGGCACAACACCCGATTGTCTTTAATGATTTCGCGATGGTCGTTAATGCCTTCACCACAAGCTTCGCAAATCACCCGCGAGACTGGACGACCAGGTTGGTCTTCGATAGGAACACTAACTTTGACGCGCTCAACTTTGAAAAGTTTTTCGTCGGGTAAAATTTTATACGCCTGTAATTGCCGCTGATATTTGTTGGCGATTTCAGGGAAGGCTTGGTCTGCTGCATCTCTTGCCGAATCGAGCGCGACAATGCGAATGGCTTCTTCGGTTTTTAAATTCAAAAACGTGGCGGCAAGTTTGCCATAATCATGATATTTCAAGGTGCGCTTTCCCAAACGACAACCGGTTACTGTATTGATGGCATCGGCAGCGCAACGGTCAATTTCGACGAACACGAGAATCTCTTTGCGCTCAGAATGGCGCGGGTCACTGATGCCGATTTTTTCACAACCGAGCATCGCCATGCGTACGCCTAAAACTTGCCCGGCGCACATATGCCCGTGTGATTTTTCAGCCCACTCCAAATAAGTATCCAGCGTTTCCATGTGTTTAAAGCTTAACCAGTCTTATCTATTTCCTCAAAGCGATTTCAATTTTCAATAAAGCAGGTAAGCGTTTCGTATCCGGGCAAAATTTTCTAAACCCGCGCGCCAACCGGCTTCGATTTGACTGATTGGCGTTCCCGTTTCAATATGTTCGCAGATACTGGCGCTGCCGTTAATCACGTCGAATGGCAGTTTATTGAACACATATTCATAAGGCGGTTCTTTCCAGCCGAATTTCATCGGGTAGAGTCGTTTGATACAGCTAATGATGGCAATGCTGGTAATGACCGGTTTGAAATGCATTCGGTCATTCACATGAATTTGCAATCCACCGCATAATTCACCCGTGAATTTGTGAAACGTCGGTTGAAAAAATACCGGTCGAAAGACCACACCGGGCAGTTCCTCTTTTTTTAATTCATCATGCAAATCATAGGGATTGATATAAGGTGCGCCGATGATTTCAAATGGTCGGGTGGTGCCGCGACCTTCGGATAAGAGGGTGCCTTCAAACATCACCGCGCCGGGATAAACCACAGCCGTATCCACGGTCGGCATATTCGGTGAAGGCAATATCCAGGGAAGGCAGGTGTCTTCAAAAAACATTTCACGCTGCCAGCCTTCCATGCGCACCACTTGCAAATCACAACCGATTTTGAACGCTTCATTAAACAGCTTTGCGAGTTC contains:
- the proB gene encoding glutamate 5-kinase, translating into MNTDSSIRKLLVTNAKRLVIKLGTAVLMREEKGFALSRFYSFVEAIADIKKSGRDVLLVSSGAVGLGVERLGIARGNQLLSLRQACAAIGQGRLMGLYADAFDRLGIVAAQVLLTEEDFSNRRRFLNLRSTVGKLLELDALPIINENDTVSTAELETHEAPAYVKVNFGDNDKLSALVASKIEADLLVILTDVEGLFTANPTSSSDAALIPLVREISPEIEALASNEKSNVGRGGMKTKLEAARIATQSGCAVIIASGKTPEVIKRLFSGEAIGTLFLPHTELSSKRKWIAFATSVKAALVVNGGAKQALIERKASLLSAGVVAVRGNFERGDVVSILDENDREFARGMVNYSSDEARKISGLDSSKIDELIENRNYDALITRDNLAFV
- a CDS encoding DUF1343 domain-containing protein — encoded protein: MAKVKLGLEVLLESRGTLLKGKRIGLIVNPASINSRFEHAADLFFHHTEINLTACFGPQHGIRGETQDNMIEWETFTDSRTRLPAYSLYGETRKPTAEMLADVDALVFDVQDVGTRVYTFIYTMALAMETAREHQKQFIVLDRPNPINGIHIEGNIHEPEFHSFVGMYPLPMRHGMTVGELAKLFNEAFKIGCDLQVVRMEGWQREMFFEDTCLPWILPSPNMPTVDTAVVYPGAVMFEGTLLSEGRGTTRPFEIIGAPYINPYDLHDELKKEELPGVVFRPVFFQPTFHKFTGELCGGLQIHVNDRMHFKPVITSIAIISCIKRLYPMKFGWKEPPYEYVFNKLPFDVINGSASICEHIETGTPISQIEAGWRAGLENFARIRNAYLLY
- a CDS encoding inorganic pyrophosphatase, with product MDINPEKFYELMRLMFKPNPWHAVSVGENMPDIVNVYIEIMPKDTIKYELDKETGLLKIDRPQKFSNICPTLYGFIPQTYCGDRIGEFCSTQMNRPGIQGDGDPLDICVLSQREVTHVNILLQAIPIGGIRMLDKAEADDKIIAVMKGDATYGEWRDIDDCPPSLIEPLRHYFLTYKNVPSDNKAIVELPNIYGRDEAHEVIRRSREDYLHKFGDVEQMLKTAMESML
- a CDS encoding FmdE family protein, which produces METLDTYLEWAEKSHGHMCAGQVLGVRMAMLGCEKIGISDPRHSERKEILVFVEIDRCAADAINTVTGCRLGKRTLKYHDYGKLAATFLNLKTEEAIRIVALDSARDAADQAFPEIANKYQRQLQAYKILPDEKLFKVERVKVSVPIEDQPGRPVSRVICEACGEGINDHREIIKDNRVLCRPCAGDAYFTRI
- a CDS encoding glutamate-5-semialdehyde dehydrogenase; the encoded protein is MRTVNKTESVIELAREAKRASGILAQLSTAKKNHLLEVIAQKLQLHQAEILRANQQDIENVRPQVESGEMSDAMFRRLKLDETKLAEIIEGVKQVAALADPVGKITLATKLDEGLNLYRVNCPIGVLGVIFESRPDALVQIAVLAFKSGNSLLLKGGSEAEHSNRILFNTIQKAIAEAGLPAECLFLLESREDVRTLLKAEGFVDLIIPRGSNSLVKYIQENTNIPVLGHAEGICHVYIDRAADMQKALRITIDAKTQYASVCNAAETLLIHRDIAREFLPTVIPALQQKNVEIRCAAKDILEFALENVEEASEEDWRTEYNDLILSIKTVASIDEAIAHINRYGSRHTDAIITEDPSTFEKFFAEVDSAGVFLNASTRFADGFRYGFGAEVGISTHKLHPRGPVGLDGLVTYKYKLIGDGHIVADYSGKDAKPFLHTPLKID